A region from the Ptychodera flava strain L36383 chromosome 12, AS_Pfla_20210202, whole genome shotgun sequence genome encodes:
- the LOC139145202 gene encoding RNA N(6)-adenosine-methyltransferase mettl16-like: MALNRFMHSRNRYKDTPPDFAQLAAKYPSFKEHVTINLNGKVCLDFKNPEALRALTCTLLKEDFGIDLDVPLDRLVPTVPLRLNYIHWIEDLIQEGGTYKGPHVNGIDIGTGASCIYPLLGVVLDDWQFVATESDPVNIKYARENVARNDKDSKIRVYETDDDNILSKLLDEDPKKSFTFCMCNPPFYGSPLEAQGLVSRTSDRPDPKSVSTAADSESITEGGEVAFVMKIIADSLKYKERVRWYTSMLGRKKSLVPLKAELQKHQVTNVTTTEFCQGKTLRWGIAWTFSEDVSSLPMSPLRKFQKEKEKPPMVFTVPEAFVRNAVERLSITQAVQSKRHAVRLLAVQKEVEKMMTELQIQYKLLNNKGFILLELTAFSNTWSNQRKRRREASLRMKEEMEKKARMDAGMGTDQPGGFESVGKEVNGKVDKTNDGGEQQSCATKEHDQNGSSVPGSSDTDKSVEAEQTDAGKRDDIKQYGELSDQSHEVDRSTGSSGSEVPVHSTEQDSACTSTAQTSTKVDPGNSQDSASGMDCTASSENKSTQGDASGVPDPAPSSVQSYQRQESTGDSGGSDTDSPLLKCTVTIKNVNKEVVMEMRFIEGKGRDLLNQVAQYFKNQFPKRIQLSPTR, from the exons ATGGCCCTAAACCGGTTTATGCATTCTCGAAACAGATACAAAGATACACCCCCAGATTTCGCACAATTAGCTGCCAAATATCCCAGTTTTAAGGAACACGTAACGATAAACTTGAACGGCAAAGTTTGCCTGGATTTCAAGAACCCGGAAGCGCTGCGAGCGCTAACCTGTACGTTGTTGAAAGAAGACTTCGGAATAGACCTCGATGTACCTTTGGACAGGCTGGTACCTACCGTTCCCCTGCGACTAAATTACATACACTGGATTGAAGATCTTATCCAGGAAGGCGGTACATATAAAGGCCCTCATGTAAATGGAATCGATATCG GAACTGGAGCATCGTGCATCTATCCATTGCTGGGTGTTGTACTGGATGACTGGCAGTTTGTAGCTACTGAATCAGACCCTGTCAACATCAAGTATGCCAGGGAAAATGTTGCAAGAAACGACAAAGACAGCAAAATCAGAG TGTATGAAACTGATGATGACAACATCCTCAGTAAACTGCTTGATGAGGATCCCAAGAAGTCCTTTACATTCTGCATGTGCAATCCCCCTTTCTATGGAAGTCCATTGGAAGCTCAGGGTCTTGTGTCCAGGACAAGTGATAGGCCGGATCCAAAGTCTGTCAGCACTGCAGCTGATTCTGAATCCATTACGGAGGGTGGAGAGGTGGCATTTGTCATGAAGATCATTGCAGATAGTTTGAAGTACAAAGAAAGAGTACG ATGGTATACATCGATGCTTGGTAGGAAGAAGAGTCTGGTACCTCTGAAGGCCGAGCTGCAGAAACACCAG GTGACAAATGTGACCACTACAGAATTTTGCCAGGGCAAGACACTGAGATGGGGCATTGCCTGGACCTTTTCAGAGGATGTTTCCTCTCTACCT ATGTCCCCGCTTAGGAAGTTccaaaaggaaaaagaaaaaccaCCGATGGTTTTCACAGTTCCTGAAGCCTTTGTACGCAATGCTGTTGAAAGACTCAGCATTACGCAAGCTGTTCAGAGTAAAAGACATGCAGTCAGGCTGTTGGCTGTGCAGAAAGAAGTGGAAAAAATGATGACAGAACTACAG ATTCAATACAAACTGTTGAACAACAAGGGTTTCATACTGCTTGAGCTGACAGCCTTCTCCAACACATGGTCCAACCAGAGGAAGAGGAGGAGGGAAGCAAGCCTCCGGATGAAGGAGGAAATGGAAAAAAAGGCAAGGATGGATGCAGGAATGGGCACTGATCAGCCTGGGGGATTTGAAAGTGTTGGCAAAGAAGTGAACGGTAAAGTGGACAAAACCAATGATGGTGGAGAACAGCAGAGTTGTGCTACTAAAGAACATGATCAAAATGGAAGTAGTGTACCTGGTTCATCAGATACTGACAAGAGTGTGGAAGCTGAACAGACAGATGCAGGAAAGAGAGATGATATCAAGCAATATGGTGAGTTGTCTGACCAAAGCCATGAAGTTGACAGGAGTACAGGAAGCTCTGGTAGTGAAGTACCAGTACACTCCACCGAGCAAGACTCAGCATGTACAAGTACTGCACAAACAAGTACAAAGGTTGATCCTGGTAATTCACAGGACTCTGCTAGTGGAATGGACTGCACAGCATcaagtgaaaacaaaagtaCCCAAGGCGATGCCAGCGGTGTTCCTGATCCAGCACCGTCGTCCGTGCAAAGTTACCAGAGACAGGAATCCACGGGGGATAGTGGGGGATCTGACACAGACTCTCCATTGCTGAAATGTACAGTGACAATCAAAAATGTCAACAAGGAAGTTGTCATGGAGATGAGGTTCATTGAGGGCAAAGGCCGTGACCTCTTGAACCAGGTGGCACAGTATTTCAAGAATCAGTTTCCGAAGAGAATCCAGCTGTCTCCCACAAGATAA
- the LOC139145178 gene encoding uncharacterized protein isoform X1: MVRKSRQWKLLYRTQLSNTQNTEQRLFSAFIVVWFVLILVVVLCYPIAERPSHPLVGNKVMSKTKVKHFNITSSQTPSEDQIGIRSVSKSTKRENATTGSTLMNLELESPGMEPVGKNITIASHQNSSRYLMVIFANPHSGPQNEYRRLRTGIALAIVQNRHYVPYPFKTHTSQTKMQNRRFNETFDIKRLRKLINVTEPRKFYSDCGRSLLIYNDHASLNISSVVATDIGLTLAEKELHFVNHDCQPHEKCTEYVNGTRCLVIVDPLDFIRWNPIANSEEIHFKVDSHLTRASFIRKMAKLAMGSICGGKPFLVFHWRNKTGEICEADHQSSGICGPRLLSLVDYGQEITQALTIILQERNLTCIYLAFPPFSGMMSKILHTYLKKSSPKRTSSEVFHNCTPTETIITSYLWWNKKLQFVGADCFIGSKSSGWSIMTSYARRATGRETLWIKSLTNMPEQLRFISRR, from the exons ATGGTCCGGAAAAGTCGTCAGTGGAAGCTTCTGTACAGGACACAGCTTTCCAATACGCAGAACACTGAACAGAGACTGTTTTCTGCCTTCATTGTCGTGTGGTTCGTCCTGATTCTGGTTGTTGTGCTCTGTTACCCGATAGCGGAGAGGCCGTCGCATCCGTTGGTAGGCAACAAG GTAATGTCAAAAACAAAGGTTAAACATTTCAACATTACGTCATCCCAGACACCTTCAGAAGACCAGATAGGGATCCGATCGGTGTCGAAATCGACAAAACGGGAGAACGCCACTACAGGGTCAACCCTGATGAACTTGGAATTAGAATCGCCAGGAATGGAACCTGTAGGTAAAAATATCACGATTGCAAGTCATCAGAATTCAAGTCGGTACCTGATGGTCATCTTCGCAAATCCACACTCGGGTCCCCAAAACGAATATCGACGGCTCCGGACTGGAATCGCGCTCGCCATCGTCCAGAATCGTCACTACGTCCCATACCCCTTCAAAACTCACACATCacaaacaaaaatgcaaaatcgACGCTTTAATGAGACTTTTGATATAAAGCGACTTAGAAAACTTATCAACGTCACTGAACCAAGAAAGTTTTATTCAGATTGTGGCAGGAGTTTGCTTATATATAATGACCACGCTTCTTTAAACATTTCATCGGTAGTTGCGACTGATATTGGTCTCACATTagcagaaaaagaattgcacTTTGTAAATCACGACTGCCAACCACATGAAAAATGTACAGAGTACGTGAATGGCACTCGTTGCTTGGTGATAGTGGACCCTCTGGATTTTATCCGCTGGAATCCTATTGCGAACTCCGAGGAAATACATTTTAAAGTGGACTCGCACCTCACACGGGCTTCTTTCATTCGTAAGATGGCAAAACTCGCAATGGGAAGCATTTGCGGAGGCAAACCGTTCCTGGTGTTTCATTGGCGGAATAAAACTGGCGAAAT ATGTGAAGCAGATCACCAGTCAAGTGGAATCTGTGGTCCTCGTTTACTCAGTCTTGTTGATTATGGCCAGGAAATCACTCAGGCCCTGACGATAATTCTACAAGAAAGGAATTTAACTTGCATTTACTTGGCTTTCCCTCCATTTTCTGGC ATGATGTCAAAGATCTTGCACACGTATTTGAAAAAGTCTTCACCAAAAAGGACCTCTTCCGAAGTATTCCACAATTGCACGCCTACAGAAACGATAATTACATCGTATCTCTGGTGgaacaagaaattgcaattcgTAG GTGCGGATTGTTTCATTGGTAGTAAATCGTCAGGTTGGTCTATAATGACTAGCTATGCAAGGCGAGCAACTGGAAGAGAAACCCTGTGGATAAAATCACTCACTAACATGCCTGAACAACTCCGGTTCATCAGCAGGCGGTGA
- the LOC139145178 gene encoding uncharacterized protein isoform X2, with the protein MVRKSRQWKLLYRTQLSNTQNTEQRLFSAFIVVWFVLILVVVLCYPIAERPSHPLVGNKVMSKTKVKHFNITSSQTPSEDQIGIRSVSKSTKRENATTGSTLMNLELESPGMEPVGKNITIASHQNSSRYLMVIFANPHSGPQNEYRRLRTGIALAIVQNRHYVPYPFKTHTSQTKMQNRRFNETFDIKRLRKLINVTEPRKFYSDCGRSLLIYNDHASLNISSVVATDIGLTLAEKELHFVNHDCQPHEKCTEYVNGTRCLVIVDPLDFIRWNPIANSEEIHFKVDSHLTRASFIRKMAKLAMGSICGGKPFLVFHWRNKTGEICEADHQSSGICGPRLLSLVDYGQEITQALTIILQERNLTCIYLAFPPFSGMMSKILHTYLKKSSPKRTSSEVFHNCTPTETIITSYLWWNKKLQFVRIVSLVVNRQVGL; encoded by the exons ATGGTCCGGAAAAGTCGTCAGTGGAAGCTTCTGTACAGGACACAGCTTTCCAATACGCAGAACACTGAACAGAGACTGTTTTCTGCCTTCATTGTCGTGTGGTTCGTCCTGATTCTGGTTGTTGTGCTCTGTTACCCGATAGCGGAGAGGCCGTCGCATCCGTTGGTAGGCAACAAG GTAATGTCAAAAACAAAGGTTAAACATTTCAACATTACGTCATCCCAGACACCTTCAGAAGACCAGATAGGGATCCGATCGGTGTCGAAATCGACAAAACGGGAGAACGCCACTACAGGGTCAACCCTGATGAACTTGGAATTAGAATCGCCAGGAATGGAACCTGTAGGTAAAAATATCACGATTGCAAGTCATCAGAATTCAAGTCGGTACCTGATGGTCATCTTCGCAAATCCACACTCGGGTCCCCAAAACGAATATCGACGGCTCCGGACTGGAATCGCGCTCGCCATCGTCCAGAATCGTCACTACGTCCCATACCCCTTCAAAACTCACACATCacaaacaaaaatgcaaaatcgACGCTTTAATGAGACTTTTGATATAAAGCGACTTAGAAAACTTATCAACGTCACTGAACCAAGAAAGTTTTATTCAGATTGTGGCAGGAGTTTGCTTATATATAATGACCACGCTTCTTTAAACATTTCATCGGTAGTTGCGACTGATATTGGTCTCACATTagcagaaaaagaattgcacTTTGTAAATCACGACTGCCAACCACATGAAAAATGTACAGAGTACGTGAATGGCACTCGTTGCTTGGTGATAGTGGACCCTCTGGATTTTATCCGCTGGAATCCTATTGCGAACTCCGAGGAAATACATTTTAAAGTGGACTCGCACCTCACACGGGCTTCTTTCATTCGTAAGATGGCAAAACTCGCAATGGGAAGCATTTGCGGAGGCAAACCGTTCCTGGTGTTTCATTGGCGGAATAAAACTGGCGAAAT ATGTGAAGCAGATCACCAGTCAAGTGGAATCTGTGGTCCTCGTTTACTCAGTCTTGTTGATTATGGCCAGGAAATCACTCAGGCCCTGACGATAATTCTACAAGAAAGGAATTTAACTTGCATTTACTTGGCTTTCCCTCCATTTTCTGGC ATGATGTCAAAGATCTTGCACACGTATTTGAAAAAGTCTTCACCAAAAAGGACCTCTTCCGAAGTATTCCACAATTGCACGCCTACAGAAACGATAATTACATCGTATCTCTGGTGgaacaagaaattgcaattc GTGCGGATTGTTTCATTGGTAGTAAATCGTCAGGTTGGTCTATAA